Proteins from a genomic interval of Chanos chanos chromosome 3, fChaCha1.1, whole genome shotgun sequence:
- the srek1 gene encoding splicing regulatory glutamine/lysine-rich protein 1 isoform X2, producing MVHDQYVSSTGKIPEEAKALSLLAPATPVTNLMPGGGLLPIPSPAPLQNLGLPIGNLGALQTGLDPSVTSLGGTSSQPPLMGNVDPSKIDEIRRTVYVGNLNSQTTTAEQLLEYFKQVGEVKFVRMAGDETQPTRFAFVEFADQESVARALTFNGVMFGDRPLKINHSNNAIVKPPEMTPQAAAKELEDVMKRVREAQSTIAAAIEPDSKKHSLRRSKRSPSASRSRSHSRSRSRSRRKRSHSKHRGRPSQRSRQKGGDLRSSHKRRSRSRDRRRSRSCSHSCSRDRRKVKDGKVRNKDDEWEKEDRRGRDKKGRTPPKSYGSSRRSCSTSRNHRKRSRSGSRSPRRKARSPSPNRGKKDKKREKARDESRERKERSLSRRKSCKDKEKHERKAKQVERDCDSEEKGRESEREASGSASEDTSPCTQHNGRYSTHGDEGEEPFTANATE from the exons ATGGTTCATGACCAATATGTTTCCAGTACAG GGAAAATTCCAGAGGAGGCAAAGGCCCTGTCACTCTTGGCCCCCGCCACACCAGTCACCAATCTAATGCCGGGAGGCGGGCTCTTACCCATTCCGAGTCCGGCCCCACTACAGAAT CTGGGTCTCCCCATTGGTAATCTGGGGGCACTACAGACTGGCCTGGACCCCTCTGTAACATCACTGGGAGGAACCTCTTCACAGCCCCCTTTGATGGGCAATGTGGATCCATCCAAAATTGATGAGATCAGGAGAACTGTATACGTTGGCAACCTCAATTCACAG acaACAACTGCAGAGCAGCTGCTGGAATATTTTAAGCAGGTCGGTGAGGTGAAGTTTGTGCGTATGGCTGGGGACGAGACTCAGCCTACACGATTTGCGTTTGTCGAGTTTGCCGACCAGGAGTCTGTAGCCAGAGCTCTGACCTTCAATGGAGTCATGTTTGGAGACAGACCTTTAAA aatcAACCATTCAAATAATGCCATTGTGAAACCTCCAGAGATGACACCTCAGGCTGCAGCCAAAGAGCTAGAGGATGTGATGAAGAGAGTACGTGAAGCTCAGTCCACAATAGCAGCTGCCATTGAGCCAG ATAGTAAAAAGCATTCATTAAGACGGTCTAAGAGATCCCCGTCCGCATCAAGGTCACGATCCCACTCAAGGTCACGGTCACGTTCGCGACGAAAGCGCTCCCATTCGAAACACAG GGGCAGACCATCGCAGAGGTCACGTCAGAAAGGCGGTGACTTGCGTAGCTCACACAAGAGACGGTCCCGCTCTAGAGACAGGAGACGCAGCAGGTCTTGTTCCCACTCCTGTTCTAG GGATAGGAGGAAAGTTAAGGATGGGAAGGTGCGGAACAAGGACGATGAATGGGAAAAGGAAGACAGGAGAGGGCGGGACAAAAAGGGGAGAACGCCTCCTAAAAGCTATGGCAGTTCCCGAAGGTCTTGCAGCACCAGCAG aaaccaCCGAAAGAGGAGTAGGTCTGGATCAAGGTCACCCAGAAGGAAAGCCAGGTCTCCATCCCCAAATAG aggaaaaaaagacaaaaagcgGGAGAAAGCTAGAGATGAAAGcagggaaagaaaggaaaggtcCCTATCCAGAAGGAAGAGCTGTAAAGATAAAGAGAAACATGAGCGTAAAGCCAAgcag GTGGAGAGAGACTGCGACAGCGAGGAAAAAGGacgtgagagcgagagagaggcgTCAGGCTCAGCCAGCGAGGACACTTCACCTTGCACCCAGCATAACGGCAGGTACAGCACACATGGCGATGAGGGGGAGGAGCCCTTCACTGCCAACGCCACAGAGTGA
- the srek1 gene encoding splicing regulatory glutamine/lysine-rich protein 1 isoform X1 — translation MSGIPGTAVIQITNLSSAVTSEQMRTLFGFLGDVEELRLYPPDNAPVSFSSKVCYIKYRQPSSVGVAQHLTNTVFIDRALIVVPCAEGKIPEEAKALSLLAPATPVTNLMPGGGLLPIPSPAPLQNLGLPIGNLGALQTGLDPSVTSLGGTSSQPPLMGNVDPSKIDEIRRTVYVGNLNSQTTTAEQLLEYFKQVGEVKFVRMAGDETQPTRFAFVEFADQESVARALTFNGVMFGDRPLKINHSNNAIVKPPEMTPQAAAKELEDVMKRVREAQSTIAAAIEPDSKKHSLRRSKRSPSASRSRSHSRSRSRSRRKRSHSKHRGRPSQRSRQKGGDLRSSHKRRSRSRDRRRSRSCSHSCSRRKVKDGKVRNKDDEWEKEDRRGRDKKGRTPPKSYGSSRRSCSTSRNHRKRSRSGSRSPRRKARSPSPNRGKKDKKREKARDESRERKERSLSRRKSCKDKEKHERKAKQVERDCDSEEKGRESEREASGSASEDTSPCTQHNGRYSTHGDEGEEPFTANATE, via the exons ATGAGTGGGATACCAGGCACCGCTGTCATTCAGATCACTAATCTGTCCTCGGCAGTAACCAGCGAGCAGATGCGAACTCTGTTTGGCTTCCTTGGCGACGTCGAGGAGTTGCGTCTCTATCCTCCAGA CAATGCTCCTGTTTCCTTCTCATCCAAAGTATGTTACATAAAGTATCGCCAGCCTTCCAGTGTTGGTGTGGCACAACATTTAACCAACACTGTTTTTATTGACAGAGCTTTGATAGTTGTGCCATGCGCAGAAG GGAAAATTCCAGAGGAGGCAAAGGCCCTGTCACTCTTGGCCCCCGCCACACCAGTCACCAATCTAATGCCGGGAGGCGGGCTCTTACCCATTCCGAGTCCGGCCCCACTACAGAAT CTGGGTCTCCCCATTGGTAATCTGGGGGCACTACAGACTGGCCTGGACCCCTCTGTAACATCACTGGGAGGAACCTCTTCACAGCCCCCTTTGATGGGCAATGTGGATCCATCCAAAATTGATGAGATCAGGAGAACTGTATACGTTGGCAACCTCAATTCACAG acaACAACTGCAGAGCAGCTGCTGGAATATTTTAAGCAGGTCGGTGAGGTGAAGTTTGTGCGTATGGCTGGGGACGAGACTCAGCCTACACGATTTGCGTTTGTCGAGTTTGCCGACCAGGAGTCTGTAGCCAGAGCTCTGACCTTCAATGGAGTCATGTTTGGAGACAGACCTTTAAA aatcAACCATTCAAATAATGCCATTGTGAAACCTCCAGAGATGACACCTCAGGCTGCAGCCAAAGAGCTAGAGGATGTGATGAAGAGAGTACGTGAAGCTCAGTCCACAATAGCAGCTGCCATTGAGCCAG ATAGTAAAAAGCATTCATTAAGACGGTCTAAGAGATCCCCGTCCGCATCAAGGTCACGATCCCACTCAAGGTCACGGTCACGTTCGCGACGAAAGCGCTCCCATTCGAAACACAG GGGCAGACCATCGCAGAGGTCACGTCAGAAAGGCGGTGACTTGCGTAGCTCACACAAGAGACGGTCCCGCTCTAGAGACAGGAGACGCAGCAGGTCTTGTTCCCACTCCTGTTCTAG GAGGAAAGTTAAGGATGGGAAGGTGCGGAACAAGGACGATGAATGGGAAAAGGAAGACAGGAGAGGGCGGGACAAAAAGGGGAGAACGCCTCCTAAAAGCTATGGCAGTTCCCGAAGGTCTTGCAGCACCAGCAG aaaccaCCGAAAGAGGAGTAGGTCTGGATCAAGGTCACCCAGAAGGAAAGCCAGGTCTCCATCCCCAAATAG aggaaaaaaagacaaaaagcgGGAGAAAGCTAGAGATGAAAGcagggaaagaaaggaaaggtcCCTATCCAGAAGGAAGAGCTGTAAAGATAAAGAGAAACATGAGCGTAAAGCCAAgcag GTGGAGAGAGACTGCGACAGCGAGGAAAAAGGacgtgagagcgagagagaggcgTCAGGCTCAGCCAGCGAGGACACTTCACCTTGCACCCAGCATAACGGCAGGTACAGCACACATGGCGATGAGGGGGAGGAGCCCTTCACTGCCAACGCCACAGAGTGA